From a region of the Entelurus aequoreus isolate RoL-2023_Sb linkage group LG27, RoL_Eaeq_v1.1, whole genome shotgun sequence genome:
- the pigc gene encoding phosphatidylinositol N-acetylglucosaminyltransferase subunit C, with protein sequence MGPDSVQSPAAPWRKVLWERQPYPDNYVDRRFLEELRRNEGIRQYRYWAVVREAGLVAQQLSCVAIFITLWLYMEQGLLSPEILLGSSLASALLGYGLYRVLTPPMECNTRTRLTDLQSAINFLSFTFGFSPVLKTLTESVSTDTVYAMSAVMLLAHLVSFPYAHPSPPGSLSLNAALFASVCLASRLPGALHTFAMLSCALLVFALWPCLLRRIRDNAPSHFTAVCAGVSAAGTGGLASQSPGGALLLALAVLSVTLLCPALLVWLQRHKDNIQGPWDEAEIREDLSHFLH encoded by the exons ATGGGGCCAGACAGCGTCCAGAGTCCGGCCGCGCCCTGGCGGAAGGTGCTGTGGGAGCGCCAGCCCTACCCGGACAACTACGTGGATCGGAGGTTCCTGGAGGAGTTGAGAAGGAACGAGGGCATCCGTCAGTACCGATACTGGGCCGTGGTGAGAGAGGCCGGCCTGGTGGCGCAGCAGCTGTCCTGCGTGGCCATTTTCATCACCCTCTGGCTCTACATGGAACAG GGCCTACTGTCCCCAGAGATTCTACTCGGATCCAGCCTGGCAAGCGCCCTGCTGGGCTACGGACTGTACCGAGTCCTCACTCCTCCGATGGAGTGCAACACCCGTACTCGTCTCACCGACCTACAGAGCGCCATTAACTTCCTCTCCTTCACCTTTGGCTTCTCGCCGGTGCTAAAGACGCTAACCGAGTCAGTGAGTACAGACACGGTGTACGCCATGTCGGCGGTCATGCTGCTGGCCCACCTGGTGTCGTTCCCGTACGCCCATCCCTCGCCGCCCGGCAGCCTGTCCTTGAACGCGGCGCTTTTCGCCTCTGTCTGCCTGGCCTCCAGACTCCCGGGCGCCCTCCACACCTTCGCCATGCTCAGCTGCGCCCTGCTGGTGTTCGCCCTGTGGCCGTGCCTGCTGCGGAGGATAAGGGACAACGCTCCGAGCCACTTCACCGCGGTGTGCGCCGGGGTGAGCGCGGCGGGCACGGGCGGCCTGGCGTCGCAGTCGCCCGGCGGGGCCCTGCTCTTGGCCCTGGCGGTCCTGAGCGTGACGCTGCTTTGCCCCGCGCTGCTGGTGTGGCTGCAGAGGCACAAGGACAACATCCAGGGGCCCTGGGACGAAGCGGAGATCCGCGAGGACCTCAGCCACTTCCTCCACTGA
- the tmed5 gene encoding transmembrane emp24 domain-containing protein 5, which translates to MDTGRTFLPVLVVFIVVSEKFWALASFSQSLDSDFTFTLPAGRKECFYQTMKKDASLEIEYQVLDGAGLDVDFYISSPSGQILYNDQHKSDGMHTIETEDGDYMFCFDNTFSALSEKLIFFELILDNMDADEEPDDWKEYVHGTDILDMKLEDIMDTINSVKARLGKSVQIQTVLRAFEARDRNIQESNYDRVNFWSVVNLVVMMLVSGVQVYLVRSLFEDKRKIRT; encoded by the exons ATGGACACTGGCCGGACATTTTTGCCTGTCCTTGTCGTGTTTATCGTAGTTTCGGAGAAGTTTTGGGCGCTGGCCTCCTTCTCCCAGTCTCTGGACAGCGACTTCACGTTCACTCTGCCCGCTGGTCGCAAGGAATGTTTCTACCAGACTATGAAGAAAGACGCCTCACTGGAAATAGAATATCAG GTATTAGACGGTGCAGGCCTGGACGTGGATTTCTACATCTCGTCTCCCTCTGGCCAGATTCTGTACAATGACCAGCACAAGTCGGACGGGATGCACAC CATTGAGACCGAGGACGGGGACTACATGTTCTGCTTCGACAACACGTTCAGCGCCCTCTCGGAGAAGCTCATCTTTTTCGAGCTCATCCTGGACAACATGGATGCCGACGAGGAGCCCGACGACTGGAAGGAGTACGTGCACGGGACGGACATATTGGACATGAAGCTGGAGGACATCATG GACACCATCAACAGCGTGAAGGCCCGCCTGGGCAAGAGCGTCCAGATCCAGACGGTGCTGCGCGCCTTCGAGGCCCGCGACAGGAACATCCAGGAGAGCAACTACGACAGGGTCAACTTCTGGTCGGTGGTCAACCTGGTGGTGATGATGCTGGTGTCGGGCGTCCAGGTCTACTTGGTGCGCTCGCTTTTCGAGGACAAGAGGAAGATTCGCACGTAG